One Thermoplasmata archaeon genomic window, TGCCGGACAGCGGGCTGCGGTACCTGTCTAAGGCCCACAACGAGGAGTGGCTCAAGGAGCAGGGCTACCTCGAGGAGCCCACCGCCCCGCTCATGGCCATCGTCCACGCGAAGGCCGGGCAGGTTCCCGGCGTGGTCACGATCGACGTGGCCGCGAAGGTCCGCGAGGCGGTCGACGTGATGAGCCAGTACGGGATCTCCCAGCTGCCCGTGATGGACACGGGCATCATGGTGGGTTCCCTGCGGGAGGAGGTCCTCATGAAGGCGCTCCTCGAGAACCCCAAGATGTACGACGACCGCGTGGCCAAGGTCATGGAGAAGCCGTTCCCCGTCGTCGAGCCGGGAGCGGATCTGGACACGGTGTACAAGCTCCTCCTCCATGGAAATCCCGCCGTGGTCGTCGGGGCCGTGGACCGGCCCGAGGGGATCATCACTCGCAGCGACATCATCCAGTACCTCGCCGGCCGGGCCTGAGGGTTCAGCAAACCTTTTACGCACGGCGCGTGAGTCCGGCCCCGGCGTTCCCATGCGCTTCGCGACGAAGGCCATCCACGCGGGCCAGGAGCCCGAGCCGAGGACCGGGGCGGTGACCCCGCCCATCTACATGACCTCGACGTACTCCCAGAAGGACCAGCGGGAGTACGACTACGCCCGCGGGATCAACCCCACCCGCAGCGCCCTCGAGACGAGCGTCGCGGCCCTGGAGGACGCGAAGCACGGCCTCGCCTTCTCCAGCGGCATGGGGGCGATCACGACCGCGCTGACGCTCCTCAAGAAGGGCGACCACGTGGTCGTCTCCGACGACTGCTACGGCGGCGTGTATCGGATCTTCACGCGGTTCATGGCGAACTACGGGATCACGACCACGTTCCTGGACCTCCGCGACCTGGTCGATGTGGAGGACGCCTTCCGCCCCGAGACGCGGATGCTCTGGATGGAGTCGCCCACGAACCCGCTCATGAAGGTCGTCGACCTGCGCGAGCTCGCGGTGATCGCGAAGGCCCACGAGGCGATCAGCGTGTGCGACAACACGTTCGCCTCGCCCGCCCTCCAGAACCCGCTCCACCTCGGTGTGGACCTCGTCGTGCACAGCATGACGAAGTACCTCGGCGGCCACGCGGACGTCCTCGGTGGGGCGCTCGTGATGAACCGCGACGACCTGCACGAGACGCTCAAGTACGCCCAGAACGCCTTGGGCGCGGTCCCGAGCGCGTTCGACGTCTGGCTCGTCCTGCGCGGGATCAAGACCCTCCCGGTCCGAATGGAGCGCCACTGCGACAACGCCGAAGCGGTCGCCAGGTTCCTCCATGACCATCCCGCGGTGGCCCAAGTCCACTACCCCGGGCTGCCCGACGACCCGGGCCATGGGATCGCGACGAAGCAGATGCGGCGCTTCGGCGGCATGCTCAGCTTCGAGCTCAAGGACGCGGCCCACGTGGTTGACCGGCTACGGCGCGTCCAGGTCCTCACCCTGGCCGAAAGCCTCGGCGGCGTGGAGTCTCTCATCGAACATCCGGACTCCATGACCCACCAGAGCGTGCCCAAGGATCAGCGGCTCAAGCAGGGGATCACGGAGGGGCTCGTCCGGCTCTCCGTGGGCCTCGAGGACGTCAACGACCTGCTCGAGGACCTCGGGCGGGTGCTGAGCTAGGCCCAGGGCTCCTTGGCCCTCGGGGTCTTCGCGAGCGCCCATCCCCGGGTCGGCGCCGGCTCGGGGAGCGCATGGTGGGTCAGGCCCACCGCGATCAGGATGTAGCCCGCGCACGACGCGGCCGGCAGGATGCCGAAGCCCACGCTCCAGGACTGCACGAACACGGTCGAGGCGGGGGTGTGGAGGACGATGGCCGTCGTCGCCGCGGCGACCGCGAACAGGACCATGGCGCCCGCGTCGGTCAGCCGCTTCGACGTGCCATCGAGCAGGTTGCCCACCCGGCCGAACGCGATGCCGTACAGCGCGAGGGTGGGCACGAAGAGCCACGCCAGGTAGGGGAAGGCCGTGATGTACAGGACGAGGATCCAGGTGCCCGTGGGGCCGACGGCGCGGTACTCGAGCGGGAGGATGCCGGCCGCGAGGGCGGCGAGCCCGAGGACCAGGTAGAAGGACCGGCGTGCGACGAGCGCGTCCGAGCTGCCGGGCTTGGACGCCACGAGCCCCTTGAGCCCGTCCCAGAGGTCCGGCCAGGCCAGGACGTTCATGAGCACGCCGATCCAGGCGAGGAGCAGGTCCACGTAGAGGACGCCCACGCCGTTGATCCAGAGGGTCCAGCCGCCGAACGCGAAGGCGAGCCAGTAGAAGACGGAGCCCGCGGCGAGCCACGCGCTGCCTCGGTGCAGTTGCCCCGGCCAGACGGCACGGGTTCGACGGACACGCGGGGTAGGGGAGAATCCCGCCATGGCGGGCCGATGCATCCCGCGCTGCGACGGATAAGCGTTTTGACAAGACGCTGTCAACACGTCACGGCGCGTGCCGCGAGCGAGCCGCCCACGCATCGATCTGGAACGCGAACGCGACCACGACGAAACCGAAGGCGAGGAGCAACAGGTCCCCGAGGAGACGCGCGCTGCGGACCGCGCCGACGGGGTCCACGATGGCGCCCCCGGAGGCGGAGAGCGTCATGCCGACGATCACGCCGCACCCGATGGCGGCCGCGATGGCCATGCGCTCCGACGCGAGCTCCCGCGCCGCGTACACGAACCCGACCGCGGCAACGGAAGACGGCGGTCCCCAGAACAACGGCATCGCGGGCACCAAGACCAGGTTCGTCGGCCCGACGACCGGGGACTCGGGGAGCGCGACGAGGACGTACAGGACGGTGACCGCCGTGCAGACGGGCAGGACGACGAGGAGGGACGCGAGGAGCGCGAGCCGCGCGGATAGCGCGGACTCGCTCAGGGGGAACGCGCGGCTGAGCGCGACCGCCGCTTGGGCCCCGGCGCCGAGGCCGAGGATCAGGAGGAGGGCGCCCAGGAGCAGGCCCGTGGTCACGCCCACGGGCACGAAGGCCAGGACGAAGACCTGCGCCATCGCGAGCAGGACCGCGCCCAGGGCCAGGAAGGAGGACGCATAGAGCAGGCGGCGCCGCGTCACGGAGCGCAGCGTCTCCAACGTCTTCCCGGCCGGCGTCGCGGGGATGCCCACGGGACCCCGATGGACGCGGGCTCACTTAAGACTCGTCGGACCGCGACGCGGAATCGGGCCAAGTCTCGGAGGCTGCGGTCGAGCTCGGATCGGAGCACCCCGTTCGATGTCGCCTGCAAGCCAAGAGACTATGAAGAGGGGGCGTGTCACGACCGGCCGATGGTGTCCGAGGGTCTTCGATCGCGTCGCTCCCTCCGCGCGCTCGTGCTCGCGACGGTCGTGGGCAGCCTCCTGGCATGGCTCTACATCGCCGCACGGATCGTGGTCAACGGGATCGACCCACCCGACCCGTTCCTCCCCGGCGTCCCGTCCCTGTCGTTCATCCGGGCGGGAGCCCTCTCGTTCGGCCTGTTCTGCCTGAGCCTGTTCCTCTACCTCTGGC contains:
- a CDS encoding PLP-dependent aspartate aminotransferase family protein; its protein translation is MRFATKAIHAGQEPEPRTGAVTPPIYMTSTYSQKDQREYDYARGINPTRSALETSVAALEDAKHGLAFSSGMGAITTALTLLKKGDHVVVSDDCYGGVYRIFTRFMANYGITTTFLDLRDLVDVEDAFRPETRMLWMESPTNPLMKVVDLRELAVIAKAHEAISVCDNTFASPALQNPLHLGVDLVVHSMTKYLGGHADVLGGALVMNRDDLHETLKYAQNALGAVPSAFDVWLVLRGIKTLPVRMERHCDNAEAVARFLHDHPAVAQVHYPGLPDDPGHGIATKQMRRFGGMLSFELKDAAHVVDRLRRVQVLTLAESLGGVESLIEHPDSMTHQSVPKDQRLKQGITEGLVRLSVGLEDVNDLLEDLGRVLS